One region of Pseudoalteromonas galatheae genomic DNA includes:
- the prc gene encoding carboxy terminal-processing peptidase, which yields MSKKLPLISLVAAFVSSVTLASTSTVTIKDLPVLKPEAQHTTASKRVTNLFTRQHYKRFSFDDSLSDKIFDRYVEAIDFNKSLLLQSDIDSFQQYRKQFDDALISGKLGFAYDMFNLSMKRRFERYDFAIDLLDKEMSFDKKDEFIFDREEQNYATATSELDEYWRQRVKSDALRLKLTGKNWEEIKEVLTKRYKNAQKRLVQTNSEDAFQVIMNAFARSIEAHTSYLSPRRAEQFKMDMDLELEGIGAVLSYDEDYTVIRSLVPGGPADKTEKLKPDDKIIGVAQDDKEFVDVIGWRLDDVVDLIKGPKGTKVRLQYLKGTDSHGTPKVVEIVRDKVKLEDRAVKSSVFEAKYSELQSKIGVIEIPSFYNNLSQDVKTEIAKLKEAKVDGVIIDLRQNGGGSLYEATQLSGLFFDQGPVVQIHTAYNRVESQQDRDGITFYDGPLTVLVDRYSASASEIFAAAMQDYGRAVVIGEQTFGKGTVQQHRGLGKNYDLFENPLGSVTYTIAKFYRIDGGSTQHKGVIPDILLPSAINPEEWGESQEDNALPWDSIVRAKYASLDNLSPTIQYLSKRHDERVKVEPEFEYIYKDIEEYKARKDDKAISLVEAERIKEREDRDDLVLKRTNERLKRLGLEPVKDLDDTPEVISELDPYLEEAALITQDLISYGRIAKNEVKK from the coding sequence ATGAGTAAAAAGTTACCACTCATTTCCCTAGTCGCCGCGTTCGTATCGAGTGTTACTTTAGCCTCAACAAGCACAGTCACTATTAAGGACTTGCCGGTTCTTAAACCTGAAGCGCAACATACAACGGCTAGTAAACGAGTGACTAACCTATTTACTCGACAACACTACAAACGCTTCAGCTTTGATGACAGCTTATCGGATAAAATCTTCGATCGTTACGTAGAAGCCATCGACTTTAATAAGTCTTTGCTTCTACAGTCGGATATCGATAGTTTTCAACAATATCGTAAACAATTTGATGATGCATTGATCTCAGGAAAATTGGGTTTTGCTTACGATATGTTTAATCTAAGCATGAAGCGTCGTTTTGAGCGCTATGATTTTGCTATTGACTTACTCGACAAAGAAATGAGCTTCGATAAAAAAGATGAGTTCATTTTTGATAGAGAAGAGCAAAATTATGCAACCGCGACAAGTGAACTTGATGAATATTGGCGCCAGCGCGTTAAATCTGATGCGCTGCGTTTAAAGTTGACGGGCAAAAATTGGGAAGAGATCAAAGAAGTTCTTACCAAGCGCTACAAAAACGCGCAAAAACGTCTAGTGCAAACGAACAGTGAAGATGCATTTCAAGTTATTATGAATGCGTTTGCACGTAGCATTGAAGCGCACACATCCTATCTCTCGCCACGCCGTGCCGAACAGTTCAAAATGGATATGGACCTAGAGCTTGAAGGTATTGGTGCGGTGTTAAGTTACGATGAAGATTACACCGTGATACGTAGTTTAGTCCCTGGCGGTCCCGCGGACAAAACTGAAAAACTTAAGCCGGACGATAAAATCATCGGCGTAGCACAAGATGATAAAGAATTTGTAGACGTTATCGGCTGGCGTTTAGATGATGTGGTCGATTTGATCAAAGGTCCTAAGGGAACCAAGGTTCGACTTCAATACCTTAAAGGTACTGATAGCCACGGAACGCCTAAAGTCGTTGAAATTGTTCGTGACAAAGTAAAATTAGAAGATCGCGCAGTTAAATCTTCTGTCTTTGAAGCTAAATATTCAGAGCTACAAAGTAAAATAGGCGTGATAGAAATTCCGAGTTTCTACAATAATCTCTCTCAAGATGTAAAAACTGAAATCGCTAAACTTAAAGAAGCCAAAGTCGATGGGGTTATCATTGACCTTCGCCAAAATGGCGGTGGCTCGCTTTACGAAGCAACCCAGCTATCCGGTTTATTCTTTGACCAAGGTCCAGTGGTTCAGATCCATACCGCTTACAATCGTGTCGAAAGTCAACAAGATAGAGATGGCATTACCTTCTACGATGGACCTTTGACTGTGTTAGTTGACCGCTACAGTGCATCAGCATCCGAAATTTTTGCTGCTGCGATGCAGGACTATGGCCGAGCTGTAGTGATTGGTGAGCAAACCTTTGGTAAAGGTACCGTGCAACAACATCGTGGCCTGGGTAAAAATTACGATTTATTCGAAAACCCTTTAGGGAGTGTAACTTACACGATTGCGAAGTTTTATCGTATCGACGGTGGTAGTACACAACATAAAGGCGTGATCCCTGATATCTTGCTACCATCGGCAATCAATCCTGAAGAGTGGGGAGAAAGCCAAGAGGATAACGCACTACCTTGGGATAGTATTGTTCGTGCAAAATATGCGAGTTTAGATAACTTGTCGCCAACCATTCAGTACTTGAGTAAACGCCATGATGAGCGAGTAAAAGTTGAGCCTGAATTCGAATATATTTATAAAGACATTGAAGAATACAAAGCGCGTAAAGACGATAAGGCGATTTCATTAGTTGAAGCTGAACGTATCAAGGAGCGCGAAGATCGTGATGATCTGGTATTGAAGCGGACAAATGAAAGGTTGAAGCGTCTAGGATTAGAGCCCGTTAAAGATTTGGACGATACGCCAGAGGTTATTTCGGAATTAGACCCGTACCTTGAAGAGGCAGCCCTGATCACGCAGGACCTAATTTCATACGGGCGAATAGCCAAAAACGAAGTTAAAAAATAA